Below is a genomic region from Brassica oleracea var. oleracea cultivar TO1000 chromosome C9, BOL, whole genome shotgun sequence.
TAAATTAAGTAATAATGCTAATATAACTCGACAAGTTTGTCTGGTTTCATTTTTTATATCTAATTTTTATAGTTCATCAAAATAATTTTATAATTGAACCTAAATTAAAATATCTTTATAAAATACAATATATAATAAAAAACAAATAATTTGTTGACACTAACGATTTCTTGAACATTGGTTTTCTTTGTTGGGAGACTAATGCAATCTTGATTATGTGACTGTGTTGTGTAGGATGTTAGCGGATCCTTCATTTCTATATAGACTTCTCTTGGAGCAAGCTGCCACGGTTGGATGCTCGGTTTGGTGGGAGGTGAAGACTCGTAAGAATAGGTATCCTTCATGAGCCTAAACTGTCTACACATTCGTAGGCTTGTAGCTTATGATTCACTGTCCTAAAGTAGTTTTCTCTATAATTTTGCAGAATAAAAGAGGAATGGGATCTTGCACTTATAAATGTTCTTACAGTATCAGCATGCAACGCAGCCGCCGTTTGGTTGTTAGCTCCAAGCCGTTCCTACGGAAACACATTCCGGTTTGACCTCCAAAACACACTGCAAAAGCTACCGAACAACATATTTGAAACGAGCTATCCCCTTAGAGAGTTCGACTTGCAAAAGAGAGTCCACTCTCTTTTCTACAAGGCCGCAGAGTTGTCTATTCTTGGAGTAGCAACAGGTGCCTTCCAGGGTTCTTTGTCTAACTTTCTAGCCGGAAAGAAGAAGAATAGGTCCATCATCACTTAAATAATTCTCTTGTTTCACTTAGGCATCATCTCTTCTTTTTTTGTTGGTGTATAACTTTTGTTCTTCTTACAGAGTATCTGTGACAGTTCCATCAGTCGGTACAAACGCTCTTGGTTACGGCGCGTTTCTTGGGTTATACGCTAACTTGAGGTACCAGCTGTTGTGTGGGTTTGAAAGAACAATGAGCAGCCACTTTGATGTCATAGGTGTAGCACTCTTCTTTGGTACTGCAGTGAGGTATTACTCTCTCCTCCCACACACATAGATCTTATGAAGCCTTTTGTATAATGAATATGGATGGATATGGAACAGGATTATGAATGTTCAATTAGGGGAAAAATCTAGACAAATATGGCTAGGTGTGGAGGCAGACCCTCTGGCTCAATCAGATGATCTGCTGGCGAAAGCATACAACCGACCCTCTTCAGAGGAAGGTGTAGCAAAGGAAGATTCAAGATGGTTCATCTCAAAGAATGCAATAGTCTCAGGGCTACTTGGTATGAAGCAACATGACTCAGAATCTTCAGATTCTCCTCAACCTCCAAAGGCTAGGCGAAAGAGGATTGTAAGGAAGAAGGTTGCTGCCTCTTGAAATAACCAACGGTACCTTTATTAATGTCACTATTTTTGGAGCCTGTGGAAAGAGCAACAGTGAAGTTTGTGTTGTTCATTTTTGAAAATAATATTACTGCTTTTTTTTTGCTTTGACAAGTCTTTGAAATGCATTTAGGAAAATTGATACAGATGTATCAAAGGTTCTTCCAAAGACAGAGATTGTGTCTGTACGAATATAGATACAGAGGCTCTCAAGTCTCAACCATGACTTCCCCGTTTACCCTTGAGCTCAGTCAGGGCCTTGTAAATTTATTTATAAGAATGGAAATATATTCATTTTAATCAACTACATATTTGAAACTAAAACTATTTAAAACCCAACTAAAACTATTCCGGGTTTAGTCGGAATAAACTCAAACCAAATACAGTGAAACTTGTATAAATTAATAATGTTAGGACTACACCAAAACTATAATTTTTTTATTAATTTATCGATATACTAATTGAACCAAAAATTCAATTTGGGACTATAAAATTATATTATTTTATAGAGATTTTTAGGGTATATTAATTTATAGAGTATTAATTTAAAGAAATTATACTGTATAATTAAATGCGAATCGAATCCGATCCGAACTTTTATGATATCCAAATGAGCTGAAATTTATGAATCCGAAATCCGAATAAATCAGAAATCCGATCGCCTAGTGTCCCTTTAGATTTACTTGGATTTGTTACAAGTCTCTACTTGGGCTTTTTGTTCAAGTCTAAATGGGCCTTTTGAAAAGTCTTGCCTTTAGCAACCAAAACCGGAAGGAAGCGGTTTGTAGCCAAATCTTCCCGCGTCTTTCGCTCACTCCAATCTCGCCGGCGGCGGAAAAGCTTTTTCTTCGTTCCTGGATCTCGTCTCCCGAATTTCAACGTCCGTTGATTCGCCCGCTAATCGCTCAATTTCTTCTTCTTCAGGTGAGCTTCGATTTCATCGAATCCATGGGGTTTTTTCAATGTCTCTTTTAGGGTTTTGATTTGCGAAGAGTAGTGCATGTATGTATCTACGAGCTGATTCTGTTTCAATTGAGTAGACGATCAAAGCCGGAAGAAGCTTCGATTGTTGTTTTTGAGTTCTGAAGAAGTGAAATATGAGCAGCAGCAGCTCCAGAGAGGGATCTCCCGATTGGCTCCGATCTTTCCAGGTTTCCTTTTTTTTGATTCAATCTGTTTTTTTCTATATCTTTTTGAATGAACACACAATTGAAATGTGGAAGTTTTTTTTTTTTTTGTGTGTGTGTGTGTGTGTAGCCACCAACCACTACTTCATTGTTATCACTATCTTCGTCCTCTGAATCTGCTCCAGAGGATAGTCCTTTCAGGGAATCTGAAACCATTTCGTCTCTTCCTCTGCCTGATGACACTGAAGCCACCACGATTGTGGACTCGAAGACGAAGTTGGTGACAAAGCAAGTGTTTTCTAGAAAGAAGAAAGCAGATGCTACTCTCAACCTTGAAGGTATTGTAGATTTGTTTCAGATGATATGCACCAAAACTGTGTTTGAGATTCAAAAGAAAACACTATGGACACTGTTATCGAAACTGTTGAGCTCTTAAAGCCATGTTTTTTTTGACTGGTGAACAATTTGCAGAGAAGCAGGATGGAAACAAAGCTTACGGTGAAGAAAACTCTACCAAGCTTAAGAACGATCTAGTAAGAAACGTTTGGTTGAAAACATCTTTGTTGTACTCGTTTGTGCTTTTGTTGCGTCTACTTGCCTTAGTTAGGTAGTTAGTGTGATTCGTGTTCTACTTGATTGTATATAAACCCTTCTTTAGAGAAGGTTCCCGCCTTAGTATTTGCTATTTTGTGGATCTGTATGGAATTTAAGTTCAAAAATTGCTAATTCT
It encodes:
- the LOC106319511 gene encoding protein RETICULATA-RELATED 1-like, with the translated sequence MSHMVFQSAAAPKPCLPIPRSTAALPCKLRRVSFVRASSSSLIESVGDSVSGLERCFQLPFSGDSSPSSSSISISASSSPSAQMCPVMKGGKFGSVGAVTLEKGKLDMTQKKVESSPEIATGGGGGDIGKKINFGGGDGGDDDGDDDDYFDEFDDDDDGDEGGLFRRRMFLAEIFDRKFVDAVLNEWQKTMLDLPAGLRQAYEMGLVSSAQMVKFLAINARPTTTRLISRALPQGLSRAFVGRMLADPSFLYRLLLEQAATVGCSVWWEVKTRKNRIKEEWDLALINVLTVSACNAAAVWLLAPSRSYGNTFRFDLQNTLQKLPNNIFETSYPLREFDLQKRVHSLFYKAAELSILGVATGAFQGSLSNFLAGKKKNRVSVTVPSVGTNALGYGAFLGLYANLRYQLLCGFERTMSSHFDVIGVALFFGTAVRIMNVQLGEKSRQIWLGVEADPLAQSDDLLAKAYNRPSSEEGVAKEDSRWFISKNAIVSGLLGMKQHDSESSDSPQPPKARRKRIVRKKVAAS